Part of the Tenacibaculum sp. SZ-18 genome, GGATATAAAGTCGGGTTGTATACTTCTCCACATTTAAAGAGTTTTACTGAAAGGATTAAAATAAACGGAGAAGAGATTCCTGAGGGGAAGGTTTTAGATTTTGTCAATAGTCATAAGTTTTTTTTTAAAAAGCATCAATTATCATTTTTTGAAATGACTGTAGGGATGGCCTTTGATTATTTTGCTAAAGAGAAGGTTGATGTTGCAGTTATAGAAGTTGGTTTAGGAGGAAGATTAGATTCTACAAATATTATTACTCCTGAAATGTCGGTAATAACTAATATAGGGTTAGATCACGTTCAGATTTTAGGAAATACATTAGAGAAAATTGCTAGTGAAAAAGCGGGTATCATTAAATCTATTGTTCCTGTAGTTATTGGAGAAAAGCAATTAGAGATAGAACATGTATTTGTTGAAAAGGCTAATGAACTTGATGCTAAAATTACCTTTGCTTCTGAAGTAGTTCAGGAAGTATATGGGACTGATTTATTAGGTAGTTATCAACGACATAATATGAAAACTGCAATTTGCACAGTTCAAAACTTGAGAAATTTTAAAGTTACTCCGGATGTAATTGAAAAAGGTTTACTTAATGTAAAAACGAATACCAAATTAAGAGGAAGGTGGGAAATTTTGGAACATTCTCCTAAGGTGATTTGTGATACGGCGCATAATAAAGAAGGGTTAACTTATGTGATGGAGCAGCTTAAAAAGGAAAAATATGACAATTTACACATCGTATTAGGTGTTGTTTCAGATAAAAATTTAGACGAGATTTTACCGTTATTTCCAAAAGAAGCAATTTATTATTTCTCAAAACCAAATCTACCGAGAGGACTTTCTGCTGAAATTTTAAAAAAAGAATCAAAAAAGTTCGAATTGTTAGGAGAACAGTATGAAAGTGTGTTGTGTGCCTATGATGAGGCTGTTAAGGTTTCTTCTTCTGCGGATTTAGTTTTTGTAGGAGGTAGCACATTTACGGTAGCGGAAATTTTATAGCAAAAAAAAGCAAAAAAAACATTGTCAGAATTCAAAACTGTGTTATATTTGCATCCGCAATAGCAAACGAGGGCGCGTAGCTCAGTTGGTTCAGAGCACTTGGTTTACACCCAAGGGGTCAGGGGTTCGAATCCCTTCGCGCCCACAAAAACTCAAAAGCTAAATTGCATACAGGTTTACCGAATCCTGACAAAAATTTCGGGCGCGTAGCTCAGTTGGTTCAGAGCAC contains:
- a CDS encoding bifunctional folylpolyglutamate synthase/dihydrofolate synthase, whose protein sequence is MTYKEAVNWMFNQFPVYQNEGKSAYKDDLSNSIQLANYLKNPENKFKSIHVGGTNGKGSTSHMIASILQEAGYKVGLYTSPHLKSFTERIKINGEEIPEGKVLDFVNSHKFFFKKHQLSFFEMTVGMAFDYFAKEKVDVAVIEVGLGGRLDSTNIITPEMSVITNIGLDHVQILGNTLEKIASEKAGIIKSIVPVVIGEKQLEIEHVFVEKANELDAKITFASEVVQEVYGTDLLGSYQRHNMKTAICTVQNLRNFKVTPDVIEKGLLNVKTNTKLRGRWEILEHSPKVICDTAHNKEGLTYVMEQLKKEKYDNLHIVLGVVSDKNLDEILPLFPKEAIYYFSKPNLPRGLSAEILKKESKKFELLGEQYESVLCAYDEAVKVSSSADLVFVGGSTFTVAEIL